The following is a genomic window from Engystomops pustulosus chromosome 11, aEngPut4.maternal, whole genome shotgun sequence.
gggcactgttactatattggctactgtgcggaGGCATCGTtattatattggttactgtgcgggggcaccgttactatattggctactgtgcgggggcaccgttactatattggctactgtgcgggggcaccgttactatattggctactgtgcgggggcaccgttactatattggctactgtgcgggggcaccgttactatattggctactgtgcgggggcaccgttactataatggctactgtgcgggggcaccgttactatattggctactgtgcaggGGCAcctttactatattggctactgtgcaggggcaccgttactatattagctactgtgtgGGGCCACTGTtcctgtattggctactgtgcaggGGCACCTTTACTATATTAGCTACTCTGCGGGAGcaccgttactatattggctactctgCGGGAGCACCgttactatattagctactgtgcAGGGGCAcctttactatattggctactgtgcgcgggcaccgttactatattggctacaggtAGAAGAAGAAAACGATGAAGGAGCCTCCTCCAATAAGGCGTCAttggatttacagtaagtgctggcaCTACACAAGATCACAGCTCTCCACTCAATGCTGAATACCTTTTACTGGATACAGGTTCTGTAATTATTTACCGATCCCGGTTCTGGTGCTTTTTTTTACGAactgatctgcacattgtaatgaatgaggaggaaaatccccatatactgccatacttagtatggcagtatatgatgcgatcaatcagacagcctagggttaaagtaccataggggatctgaaaactggttaaaaaaaaaaaaaaaaaaagttaaaataatatttaaaaaaaccctaaaaagtctttccctagaagtcatataaataaacagtaaaaatcataaacacattaggtatcgccgcatctgaaactgcccgatcaaaatataataacgtattttcaccccgtaatggaaaatagcggccaaagtcgaaaattgcactttttttttgctattttgaaaagtataaacaaattcaataaaaagtgatcaaaaggccatacagtcataaaaatagAAGCATCGAAAACATCAGCAAaggttgcaaaaaaattacaccaccctcaactccgtacaccaaagtatgaaaagattattagcgccagaaggcggcaaaataaaaaaaaaattttgtacaggaggttttaatttttgtaaatgtatgaaaacattataaaacctatacaaatttgttatccctgtgattgcaccaaacgaaagtataaagtagacctgtcatttggggcgcccaGTAaaggccgtaaaatccaagcccacaagaagacgtcgcaaatgcgttttttcgccaatttcactgagtttggaatttttttctcgcttcccagtgcacggcctggaatattcaatatcatcactatgaagtgcaatttgtaatgcagaaaacaagcagtcacacagctctgtacatgggaaaaatacaaaaagttatagatttttgatggtggggagtgaaaaatcaaaAGCATAAACAAAAAAAGCACCAGGTCGTTCGTTAAGGTTTAAAACTAGAACGTTGGAGAGTCCGAAGGTCGCTtttcagcccaggacccatgataTTCTTAAACTTAGTTTAAAAAACTTTATGTATTTGATGTTGTGCAGTAgtcgtagtagtagtagtacgaaATGGAAAATTTAATGTGCACACGGGTGGGCgtcccacaaaatttgccaggcAAGGGCCCAGAAGCAAAAAACCTCGTGAAATTTGCGGTCGGTATCATAATGTCAGATTTCTATACACAAGTTCTCAGGGAAATAGAAATACCAGCAGAAATTgggaaatatttttatttaaaaataataatctgcACCACTAACTAAAACTTAGTAcaaggggatcactgtgactgggGTCTTGATATCGTGTAAGAGGAATGAAGGGGTGGAGAAGTGGACATAGACCCATAAGTATTGAGGCAAGATGGAGAAGTGGACATTGGGTCAGAAGCCCTGGAAGAGGTAGGAGGAACATTAGAAGACGATAAGTGAGAGTTACATGAAACACTAGAGGGGTAAGAGGCATGAGATTTGGATTCCCGATGGGAATGAAAGGCATAGTTGGGTTGGGTGAGAGAGTCCTGGGGATAACTCGTGGAAGGTTGTGAAGAGTACGAGGGGAGACGGGGAAATGAATGTGAGGGACATGGAGGGGACTGGGGATATGAATTGGGGGAGGAGTGGGAGGAAGATGAAAGACCATAGTGGGGCTGACTTGGTGACTGATAGGAAGCCATTGGAGTTATTAATTCTATATCCATAGGAGGACGGCTCAGCTTCACTTCATCTAGTATATCCAGGACCTTCTCAGGATCATTGGGTGGAATACAGGCCTCTATCAGGGTCTGAATGCTGGAGCGTAGACAAAGCCTCCATTGCTCCGGAACTTTTTGCATATAACTTGCCAGGCTGCGTACAAAGGCGTCCTCCGAGTCCTCCTCAATATTTCGTTGCAGGTAGGCCAGAACCTGACTATCAATAGTGTCCGCACTAGCTGAGCCATAATTGGCTTTCTTGTCTTTCCTTCCCCTGGGATGTGGCAGGGGCAATACTTGAGAGACTGAGGAGGCAGTGCTGGTGGTTGATGGCTCTTCAGGGCAGAATGATCGGCCTCCTTCACTAGGATCCAATGCCCCGACTACTTGTGTTACTGCTTGTACTTCTGGTTCAGAATCCCCAAAATGATAATCCTGTGCCCCTGGGAGATCTGCTGCTTCTGTACCATTGATAATGGCTcttaaaaagagaaaagaaaattgCTTTCATAATCTTTAAACTACCAGAAAtaagaaatggcaaaaaaaaaaaaaaaaacttacggtCGAAGATCCAAGACCGGAACCAGAAACATCAGTTCTTCCAGGTGGATGTATGGTTTCTTGCTGGGGGGAGCTAATCCGTTTTGACACTCTCTCTGTACAATCTCCCTACGAAATTGATCACGAGCACTGCGCCACCTCCTCCGGACATCAttatctaacaaaaaaaaaaagtacaaacatGAAACCACTAATAGTAGAAAATAGAGTAGTATTCAGATCTGCAATAACTCATGTGCTTCAGAAATTATCAACAGAAAGAAAGGGAAGTAACAGTTCTACTAGCGGAGACTTTGCCAGTTAAGGTCACCTTGCAGAtgggtggagacttatagccattgatcctccactaggggattatgggaaataagcaaatacgttttccaggtcaatggctataagtctccacacacctgcaattGTGTGGACGTAATTGACACAGTCTATGTAAGgtgttaaagcataactgtaaagttactaaaataataaaatagctcttgggatgtaaaacaactttgcctattatctttgttatctaAATCcatcagtttctttgctatcctcctcagtgctgcaatggctgcttcctcttcatgtgctgacaagccctggagtccgtagcataaacaaactctacagacttctgggaggggaggggctgctgctccctgctcacagaggaggaggtcatgtgacagagctctctctgtgtatgtagtatagctggatgtgttcaagactgtggctattattatttatttattattttttattaatttatttatttatttatttaaaggtgCTCTAtgcacccttaaagggaacctgtcaccagggacctctttttcactaaagacatgttgcagaagcttattacacctgcagtgcaaatctgactttttgccttctctaagcatttgcattacactataattgtgagttataacttaccttgctccctgacaaaatcctggggtagtcccaggggctggactttggtttggatgcatttcaaaaaacaacatgtgacttgtctgtgttactcactcctcagagcttggcccccacctttgtgctcctgtacagctccacctcctgtttcttctcagaggtcacagcctggacagcctgacatcagtgggggagggacgagctgtacaggagcacaaagatggaggcagcctgcagctcagacaagtcacatgttgttttttgaaatccatgcaaaccaaagcccaacccctgtgactaccccaggattttgtcaggatgcaagagtaagttataacacacaattatattgtaatgcaaatgcttagaaaagacacaggcatttttgcactgcaggtgtcatgggcttttacaatctgtgtttagtgaaaatgaggtccctggggacaggttctctttaattccgTGGTGCTGTACAATAagtaggggttcacatacattacagtaCGACAAAAGGGGAGATAGAGACATGAGGTTAGGGGGCAGTGCAGTTAATGTGCGGTTGGatgtggttgtgagaagagcggatggtaatagagtgaagctgaaggtcctgtgaggaattgAGTTTACGTGTGGGCCGGTATTGTATTTAACTAAAtgtatttaatgctaaattactttgagagagaacacaaggcatcatgggatatgtgggcaagctaactgaccTCTACTTGAGGGCACAGACTGACAGACACTAGTCtttgcccacttcacctctggtgagaaagatttttgtcaaacactttcagaacagaatatGTCAGAACTTTGAAAAGAGGAGGGTGAGcaacacaaagtaggcatcaaaggggaaatcacatataataatttagtagaatcattataactttacaggaCCTAACACATTATAGGGGGTAGGGAGAGGAGAAACACACCTCAACATCTTCAGAATACTTCAATTCATTTTGCTTATTACAGACAACAGGGGAGGTAACATAATTTGCTTTCTACAAAAACCAGCGCCACACCAGACTGTGGTCTGAGCCGGTACTGCAGCCTAATTGTATACAGATGAATGATGCTTAGTTGCATTATCACCCAAGGAGAGGagcagtttttggaagaaagcagccatgtttttttaaccACCATAGTTTAATTGAGTTCTGTGGTAGAATGGCACACTGCTCTGACGTGTACGTACCAAGGATATCTTTGTCTCGGTTATCAAGGTCATCCCACTCTGGGTACAAGTAGCGGCACACTGATGACCATGCATCTGCTTTCTTCTGCCGGTCACTATACCCTCGGTTTGAAGGGTCCCAGAGCTCAGGATGACCCTGAACAGCAGAAATCAGCTCCTTGACTTTCAGCTCCATCCTCTTGAGACGCGGCATCTTTGCTGTTTGATGGTCTATGAAGCAGATGGGAAGGCTGACCGCCTGCTTCCTGTTCCTGTTGCGCCTCCGAGCCACTAAAGAAAGAAGGACATGGATCAAATGAAGGAAATGTTCTacaacttttttagtttttgtgtttccatttttcactccccaccttcaaaaatccataacttttttgtttttccatgtacagagctgtaggaagcttattttctgcataacaagttgtacttcatagcgccagtattttatattccatgctgagtactgggaagcgggaaaaacattccaaattgtTTTGAATTTGAAGAAGGAAAAAAccccacatttgcgccattttctggtgGCCCATGTTTCTACAACTTTTCATTTGccttccaaatgacacctccgctTTACTCTTTGGGTCAGTCGCGGATCTAACAATTTTCAGGGCTAGCACCCAGCATACCGGGGAAAATGTCAGGGCCCAGAACTTCCAAGGGGCCCACATGGCCCAATCTCAGTCCCCGGCagtctttatataaaataacccacagaggtcgcattaacgcctcaccacgcgtcaaaGACACGTGATGAGGCGCAATTACcccccagaataattgccatgcgtaaagttacgcttggcaattattccctgtagcgcgcaggctgagcggttcagccgAACAGCTCAGCGGGACATGTGACACAGTGATCAGTGTCAGGGGCGCGCCGGAGAGACCAGGAGTGAGAGCGCTAGCCCCGGGGGAGACATGTGGGCCGcaaagctgctgctccctgtcctgctccaactctccctgcccgcagctgcctgtgTTTGTGATCGACGCAGTGCCgggtgagtggagtgtgtgctgagtGGCGAGTGTGTGCTGAGCggcgagtgtgtgctgtgctgagcggcgagtgtgtgctgtgctgagcggcgagtgtgtgctgtgctgagcggcgagtgtgtgctgtgctgagcggcgagtgtgtgctgtgctgagcggcgagtgtgtgctgtgcatgcGCGTGCAGTGTgctgagcggtgagtgtgtgctgtgcgtgtGCGCTGTGCTGAgcggtgtgtgtgcgctgtggtgagtgtgtgctgagtggtgagtgtgtgctgtgctgagcggtgagtgtgtgctgtgctgagcggtgagtgtgtgctgtgctgagcggtgagtgtgtgctgtgctgagcggtgagtgtgtgctgtgctgagcggtgagtgtgtgctgtgcatgcGTGTGCAGTGTgctgagcggtgagtgtgtgctgtgcgtgtGCGCTGTGCtgagctgtgagtgtgtgctgtgcgctgtgctgagcggtgagtgtgtgctgtgcatgcGCGTGCAGTGTGCTGAGCGGTGTCCCTCATTGTCCCCCCTTAGCATCAGGACAATAACCGGTATAAGAGACATATCACTTCTTACACTTGGTGGCAATTACCTGGGATTATATGTTTTGGTACATCGTCCTCTTCAATGATCATAAGTAATTCCTTCTCTTCTTTCTCCTCTTCTTTAACAATTATCTCAAAATCACCGAAATGTTCAACCTAAATATACGGTAAGAAGAAGTGAGTGACTGTTGAGATTATTCCCTTGTAAAGTAATAGGCTGACAAAGCCTTCAGCAATACAGATCCCTCCATAATAGATTACTGAGACAAagtacataatggggcttatttactaagggtccgtagcTGCACTTTCGTTgaattttcaaagtttttgggatttgcgacgctgtgacaggtatttaacaggggattgtgtcgcacgcgatcggattgtggcgcagctgcgccgactttcatgcaacaaaaatcggggaggggggtgggggggtgggagcGTGTcgtctgacgatccgactgattcggacattcAAATTGTACAATcaccaagaaggtgaactccggcgacacatgcagcatatcgagcgcacgatcttcatgaatcgcggcagagtgcattctggacggacataaatgtggcccattgtgtgaCACTTGGCTGCACTGGTGGATCAGAGGACACTTTATCTAGGCTTCTATATCCAGGTTGTAATACATGTCTGGGGGCGGCCTATATTCATTATGGTTTAATTATTATAGTCATTTTAAGACCTGGTTCACCGTTGTGATGTAGCATTTGAGCTTCGGTGGTAAACCAAGACGGACAATGCATGATCCTCATATACAGAATGTGTCCCTCATAGCTCGCTGTGAGATAGCTGAACAAATTGTGGCTAGTGCACGGCGCCCCCCAAGAAGGTCCAATGTGCGCCGTCCACGATGCTGCTCTTTATGGCTGTTTAATCATTTGTAATAGAGGCGCATTATTTttgcataccgtatttttcggactataaggcgcactggattataaggcgcatcatcaataaatgccttctaaaacgtctaggttcatatataaggcgcaccggagtataagtaGCAtctaattataaggatgaatgaccagcaggtggcagacctgtgcacagtacaaggcagctgttgtccgtatgtacggttcatatataaggcgcactggactataaggcgcacctttgatatctgagaaaatcaaaaggattttttgtgcatcttatagtccgaaaatatggtaatttaatattttattattttctctgcGCATACGGAGTTTACTTGGC
Proteins encoded in this region:
- the LOC140106074 gene encoding uncharacterized protein isoform X2 is translated as MENHRNRKPLTSPKRPSKRIPSKNRKSEENVLRSSRNRQRMGAKIPPNSEDVPCAEPDGSGKRNAPESCPSPPYFQGDHSILQDNQVEHFGDFEIIVKEEEKEEKELLMIIEEDDVPKHIIPVARRRNRNRKQAVSLPICFIDHQTAKMPRLKRMELKVKELISAVQGHPELWDPSNRGYSDRQKKADAWSSVCRYLYPEWDDLDNRDKDILDNDVRRRWRSARDQFRREIVQRECQNGLAPPSKKPYIHLEELMFLVPVLDLRPAIINGTEAADLPGAQDYHFGDSEPEVQAVTQVVGALDPSEGGRSFCPEEPSTTSTASSVSQVLPLPHPRGRKDKKANYGSASADTIDSQVLAYLQRNIEEDSEDAFVRSLASYMQKVPEQWRLCLRSSIQTLIEACIPPNDPEKVLDILDEVKLSRPPMDIELITPMASYQSPSQPHYGLSSSSHSSPNSYPQSPPCPSHSFPRLPSYSSQPSTSYPQDSLTQPNYAFHSHRESKSHASYPSSVSCNSHLSSSNVPPTSSRASDPMSTSPSCLNTYGSMSTSPPLHSSYTISRPQSQ
- the LOC140106074 gene encoding uncharacterized protein isoform X1; translated protein: MCQDVYFYKEWEYLEEHKDMENHRNRKPLTSPKRPSKRIPSKNRKSEENVLRSSRNRQRMGAKIPPNSEDVPCAEPDGSGKRNAPESCPSPPYFQGDHSILQDNQVEHFGDFEIIVKEEEKEEKELLMIIEEDDVPKHIIPVARRRNRNRKQAVSLPICFIDHQTAKMPRLKRMELKVKELISAVQGHPELWDPSNRGYSDRQKKADAWSSVCRYLYPEWDDLDNRDKDILDNDVRRRWRSARDQFRREIVQRECQNGLAPPSKKPYIHLEELMFLVPVLDLRPAIINGTEAADLPGAQDYHFGDSEPEVQAVTQVVGALDPSEGGRSFCPEEPSTTSTASSVSQVLPLPHPRGRKDKKANYGSASADTIDSQVLAYLQRNIEEDSEDAFVRSLASYMQKVPEQWRLCLRSSIQTLIEACIPPNDPEKVLDILDEVKLSRPPMDIELITPMASYQSPSQPHYGLSSSSHSSPNSYPQSPPCPSHSFPRLPSYSSQPSTSYPQDSLTQPNYAFHSHRESKSHASYPSSVSCNSHLSSSNVPPTSSRASDPMSTSPSCLNTYGSMSTSPPLHSSYTISRPQSQ